Below is a genomic region from Onychostoma macrolepis isolate SWU-2019 chromosome 15, ASM1243209v1, whole genome shotgun sequence.
GTAGTTCATTgtttatgttagttaatacagtagcttatgttaacaaatgacaccttattgtaaagtgtttctATTATTTCTAATtagctttatttatatttcagttcaaaatatttataaatagcATACGTCCACCAGACCACATGCTGaagaagacacaaacattaCACCAGTGTCTTCTGGAACTATTGAAAATCACTTTCAgtttttgaaataaagctgGAATAATATAAAACggaataaagatttttttttttttattttttattttagtttaaactttttttgtgtgtatttttgttcattttgttcttttccaaaaaatatttctaattcacttaatatttcagttcaaaatgtttataaatagcATAaacgaaaattagaaatgttgctttggccaCTAActgaaacaaatttaaatagaaTTACTAAAACTACAACGCATTTTGATTTACATATTTTTGGTTTCCATGTTAGTGTAAGTTTCGGtaatatgtgcttttgtcatttttattagtttgttatatTTCTATTGAGCGCTAGCTTATATTTTTCCAAGTacgaaatatttttaaatgataaaagcgaaaattataaatgtttattcgGTCGAAATTAAAAATAGTTACTTTGTAAATGCAACAAATTACAATATTACACACAAGTGAATAATTTTTAagatcaaaattaatttttcctCACTGAAACAATTTTGGTTTGAAATGTTgctttcgatttttttttttttataataataataataaaaatgtcaaaggtacataacaaaatgactaaaatgaaaatgaaaactgaaaatacaacaaaaaaaaaaagctaattctaagtatttttataaattttatcaacaattttgaaatattgttttgGCCACTATCTGAAACAAAATgataagctgaaataaaaataaatgagagctaaatatatttaaaaaaaagtgtataacAAAATTAGAAAAAGCTCAACTAAAATAAACTTAACTGAACTAAAActcaaattgaaaatataaaaattatattatgtgtgtgtgtgtgtgtgtatataatatataaataatgaaaaataaaaatgttaaactaaagataaatagaaatattaaaaaataaaactgacaaaagcacataacaaaactatttaaaattaaactaactaaaattaaaattaaagtataacaattaaagctaattctaaatatttataaattctaaaatagtatataaattgcactaaaataatactaatacagTATTAGACTAGAAACCAGTGATCTGTTCTATGAGCCTCACAAACTTCCCTTAGACTGAGAAGTGCAGTCTGGGAACTGTCTGTGATGTgatcttgtgtgtgtttgcaggcaTCTGGCAGGAGAGGTCGCTAAAGAATGGCAGGAGATCGAGGAAGCAGATAAAGCTCAACAGGAAGTCCTTCTAAAGCTGGTCAAAGAGATCGTCCCGTATAACATGGCCCATAATGCCGAGCACGAGGCCTGTGACCTCCTGATGGAAATCGAGCGGCTCGACATGCTGGACACGTACATCGATGAAAACGCCTACTCTAAAGTCTGCCTCTACCTGACCAGGTGAGACACCTTTACCCACAATGCCTCTGAACACACGTctctgagtgtttgtgtgtaattgttgttgttattatttcttCACCACATAAtgagaatgagtttttttgcataacaataatgagaaatgtcagtgaaaatgtgctttattgtcTTGAAAATGTCTCaagatttaattttatattaatttaaaatttatattaatgaaaaaaggctaataattaaatgtatttattacatttatattaatacattcatataaatgtatatgtattaaacatttatattaaaaacaattttatattGATAGGCATATTATTTCTTTgatcaaatggagaaaaaaaatcatgccacggaaatgtgctttattgtccatttaaaaatgtctcaaggtttaacttaaatataatttttatattaatttttaattttatatgattGAAAACGCCTCGTAATTAAATGTATTCAGTACATTTataaattgatatatatatatatatatatataactattttatattattagatatgtatttttccttttattctgtggaaatgtgctttattgccaataaaaaaatgtttttagattaacgtaaatataatttttgttaattttaaatgttaataaaagtaatttaaataaatatatttattacatctattttaatgaattcatataaatttatatgtattaatgaacatttatattaaaaggtaattatatattaatacaaatatttttgtctttgatcAAATGTGGGAAAATCATGCTGTGGAAATGTGCTTTATTCTCAATAAAATgtcaataatgtgtttttttaatgcaaactcCAGCTGTGTGAGTTACGTCCCCGAACCGGAGAACTCGGCTCTGCTGAAATGCGCTCTCAACATCTTCCGCAAGTTTAACCGTTACCCAGAAGCCCTCAGGCTCGCGCTGATGCTCAATGACGTGGAGCTGGTGGAGAACATCTTTACTTCCTGCAAGGACATGTATGACGCACATGCACAGTTTGCCCATAGTTTTTTCCATTTGTTTAACACCGAtagtaactgtgtgtgtgtgttcagtgtcaTTCAGAAGCAGATGTCATTCATGTTGGGTCGACACGGCATGTTCCTGGAGCTCAATGAAGATGTGGAGGATTATGAAGATCTGACGGAGATCATGTCCAACGTGCAGCTCAACAGCAACTTCCTTGCACTGGCTAGAGAGgtgatctcacacacacacacacacacacacacacacgaaaatatccgggtcatatttcaccacaaaatccCAAAAGAAACAAGGGTTAGGGTGCAACAAAAatgattgtattgtattatttcaGTTCTAAATATGCATATGGTAAATGAACTGAATTTAAATCATTctgattttaatgaaaaatatcgTTATGTCCAGACAGGATCGTTTTATACCCGTatgacaataattaaaaaaatgtgtgttttttaaaatgtattaattacatTGAGAAATTTCAGTGAAAATGTGCTTTGTCATGAAAAAATCTTTAACTTCAAAAAGATTTAACTTCAAAtgagaaatgtattattgtaaaatttatACGTATAAATTgagttatataataataataaacactaatattaaaaataactatattaaatCAAATATCTGATCAAATAGGGAAATAAATTGCTGCTTTTAATAtggtgtgaatttttttaaatatttaaattaaatgaagtacatttttataaatatttatattaaaaatataaagttaagTAATAGATTTTTTTGGATCAAATGGGAAAATAATCGAGTTGCTTTTAATGGGATGTGGAAAGAATAatatttaagttaaattaagtacatttatatatatatatattaataaacatttgtattaaaaaataaaattgtatattaatagaaatattCTTTGTCTTTGAAATGGAGAGAAAAATCTGTTGCTTTTAATTAGGGCTGTGCACAAATAGTCGAACATTTGAATATTCGgtctgtaattattattaaaaaaataaacgcACTATTCGAAATTTACTGTGTGTTTATTTGCTGGCCGTAAATGCAGGGAATCCATGATAAATCCTAAGCAGTTATAACTAAATGCACTGGGTGGCGCTGTAGAGCGTGTCAACAAGTTGATAGTATTTGATCACAGAAAGTCTCATCTGCCTCACGAAGTTTGGATTTACTTTGATCAAAATGGTTTTACTAAATGATCTGACCAAATGTAATTACTCTTACTGTAATTGGCACGGTCTGCTTGATTTTCCGTTTGCTCTGCTTGATcttgaatgcttttgtttttgatatatatatatatatatatatatatatatatatatatatatatatatatatatattatttatttatttatttatttttttttgtttacacatgCTGTCAACCAAAATAAAACCTTGCGATATAACGTAACTTTGTTGTAGAACATTGTTGTGTAACGGCTAAGCATACGCTTGCTCGGAAATCATGACAAAAActtgataattaaaaataacgtCTTTCTCATTAAACCTCATTTAAATAAACGAATATTCGAATGCAGTGTTTTTGGAAAATGCCCATCCCTACTTTTAATGTGATGtggaaaaatgtaatattgaaattaagtagctacatttatatagcttaataaacaattatattgaaaactattaatataattttatataatatttttttttagtcgTGCTTGGAACAAATGGGGAAAAATCATGAGGTGCTTTTAAtgtgatgtaaaataaatatatatatatatatatatatatatatatatatatatatatatatatatatatatatatatatatatatatatatatatattattttaattaaattaagtataattataaatatacataatggTAGTATTTCGGTATACTGAATTTGATTCATGCTGATTtacataaattcaattattataGATTTGATGTAAATATTATTGTGTCCTAATGGGTAGTTTTGTGTCTTTTTGACAATTTGTCGTGAAAATGTATGTCAGCAATGTGGGGTGTTTTTTGGAATTCAAAATgcaataacttttttattttcttgtgaaTGTGACCCTgacatgttttcatgtttattttgatttgttttcctCTGTAGCTGGACATCATGGAGCCGAAAGTGCCAGACGACATTTACAAAACCCACCTGGAGAACAACCGTAAGCCGCTTCAGCTCTCATGAGGAATGTTTTCTGTACGTCACGTGTTTTACTGACGGTGTTTGTCTCAGGGTTCGGCAGCAGCGGCTCACAGGTGGACTCCGCTCGCATGAATCTGGCCTCCTCCTTCGTCAACGGCTTCGTTAACGCCGCGTTCGGACAGGACAAACTGCTCACGGAGGACGGAAACAAATGGCTTTACAAGAACAAGGACCACGGTGAGAACAGGCCCGTCTCTGGGCAGTTAGACGACATAAATCTGATGATCTTtgattaagtgtgtgtgtgtgtgtgtgtgtgttgcaggcATGCTCAGCGCGGCGGCGTCTCTGGGAATGATTCTGCTGTGGGACGTGGACGGCGGTCTAACGCAGATCGATAAATATCTTTATTCATCTGAGGACTACATCAAGGTGCAGATTCACACTAATTAGTGCGCTCACTTTAAGAGCGGCATGATTTGGGAAAAACAAATCATGtgattataaaaaattatattataaaaaaatacaaccatagaataataataatttgttgttgttattaatgcaaatgaaaaacaaaataagaaatattactgttgaaatatttcactgaaaaatgtataatatgaaacaaaaatatatatatattatgatacATAATGATACTAatatgcttatatatatataacatactaatatttatggtacttttttctttcagtgtGTCTTTcagtatgtattatatttattaaatataatacacttttattttggtgggtTGTAATGAAAATCTGAGTTTCTGATAGTTTTTATGAAATTGCATGTTAAAATTTAATTCCAGGTTTCGTGCTACaggtttaattaaatttaaataattaaaagaatgtctaatcaatttaattcataaaacgtttaacagtaaaaaaaaaaaaaaaaaagagaaatattactgttgtaatagttcactgaaaaaagtataatatgaacaaatatatattatgatacaggtaacactttacaataaggtgtcatttgttaacattagttaatgtattattacattctattaatctttgttaatgttagttaatgaaaataaagttgttcattgtttattaatgttagttcacagtgcatgaactaatgttaactaacacaacttgtgattttaataatgcattaataaatgctgaaattgacattaagattaataaatgctgtataagtattgttcattcttagttcctgtttactaatgttgtcaactaatgaaccttattgtaaagtgttaccatgatacataataataacacttattattgttatttttattattacatttttcagtGTGACTGTGAAATGACAATACTGATATATATGgtatttttctctttatttctttcagtcCGGAGCGCTGTTGGCGTGTGGTATCGTTAACTCCGGCGTTCGTAACGAGTGTGATCCCGCTCTGGCTCTGCTCTCTGATTACGTCCTACATAACAGCAACATCATGAGGATCGGGGCCATTTTTGGGTAATTCAGAAATGACACGCATCATTTAGAGATTAATAGAGCCCTGTGAAAAGTTTTTCCTAACTAaacttatatattaaatatatttatttaatttattgtagAACATACTTGTATTCAGATGGGTTGTAGTGGAAATCTTTGAGTTTCTGCCTCGATTTAAGAATGGTTTTTATCAGCTTGCTTTAATCAAAAACGGTGGTAATCGACTTTGTGTAATCTTAAGGTTTATTGTTTAAAACATGGGTAAAAATGTGTTattcattagatttaaaaaaataacattttaataaattgtatgaTTATTACTTGGATGcaatatagtaatatataaaatagtaatataattCTGATTTGACACCAATCATTTGAAATTATGGCCCTATAAAATCGCAGGATTTTCGtaatttaacatatataaatattattaaatatgtattatatttattaaatcaaggcttgaaatgaactttttttactttgtaGCACTGGTGCTCCCAACTTTAAAAAGTTAGGAGCACCAGCAAAAATTAATGAGCACCATAactacaaattatatattaacagaTTTCATCTTTACATTCTTAACTTTAATGCAGATTGGTTAATATATTAGCTGTTAATCACCCAGTCACTGCTTTCCGCTGGCAGGTGACCGGGAGCTATAACTATCGCTGGAAATGCAAAgggctgaagaagagagaaaatgaaaagaaacactgACAGATTTCTTTCGTAAACCACCGAAGTTAATCTGATATTTGACGATATTTtgcttgtgttattgtgctggtagtctagctgattttgatattcttcatatttgTAATCATACTGATTTTTGGCACtgttcgtgtgatattaactatatgaaatgatataaagcccccatatcttgaattttgttatgcattttaatagattgaatcatgcagtgaaagcgCACACGCACTAGTCTAACCTACTAGACTTCAGCACGTCATGCATGCGTGCACTCTCTGTaggtgtttggtttggtttttgtaatatactcgataatgtcaaatcgcacatcgttaaaacaacaattacgatattatcgcagccCCTTACGTGAGCATCCTGACAATTAAAGGCCTTAACGATTGAACCTGATGATCCTGAACGTTCTGCCACACACTTGTCCCTGCATTTCTTGTGTTTGGCACTCTCTCTGTGTTTAACCAAGCTCTCGAGCTTAAAATGTGTGGATTCGGTGGCGAATGCTGTTAGTGTTACCTGCAAACTCCGTCCCACAGGCTTTAAAGTGAAGCGGTGCATAGAGCACAGTGCATCTTCACAGCGGAGCCACTCGAAGTCTTTCAACCATTCTCTCCGAAAACTACGCCGCCTTTTCGGCTGCTGGGTCAACATTCACCACGTGATCGCTATCACCAGCAACATTATTTGTAACTTTAGGTGGTTTACAAAAGAAATCTGTCTGTgtttcctttcattttctctcttcttcagcccTTTGCATTTCCCGCGGTAGTTAGCTCCCGGTCACCTGAGCGGAAAGCAGTGACTGACAGCTAATATTAACCAATCTACAATCTGCATTAAATTTAAGAACGTAAAGATGACGTTACGTACCGTATCAGCACACAGAAGGCACATAACTGTGAACGTTTTTAGAGAAATTAAAACAGGTCGCACTACAACAATTATACGCACTCGCACAAGTGCtcccaaatatattttgaggtcgcacagattaaattatgggagcatatgttaaatatacacttattttggtggtttgtattgaaaatctgatttTCTGATTGTTTTTTGAATGTTGAATTAtgttgaaatttaatttaattagttttaaataaattttaataattaaaagtatGTCTAATCGATTTAATTCATAAAACGTTTaacaatgtaataatttataataataataataataataaaattctaacaataatagggccctatgttttattttttcagaaattgTATTTGAATGATTCTGAATTCTGTGtttcatgatttattttaaatgtatcattAAAAGCGGTAATCAAATTAATGCTTAAATGTGaagttttactgtttaaattaaaacatggactaaaaatTGTTATCCCTTAAAATGTAACGTTTTATCAaattgtgtgattttttttttttttttttttttaaattgaggaATATTCTACTATACAATAGTGATATATTTCTGTCGTCATTTCTTCgttaaactgaacttttattttggtgggtGGATACCGTAGTGAAGACCGTTTAGTTTCAGTGTGTATTGTacttttataatacttttttatttatttatttatttttatcaaattaagCTATGAAATGCTAAAGTTTCTCcctaaattctgaatatttttgctgtttttgtgcaggttGGGTCTGGCGTACGCCGGCTCCAACAGAGAGGATGTTCTCTCTCTTCTGCTTCCGGTCATGGGAGACTCCAAATCCAGCATGGAGGTGCGTGTGTGTGCAAGAGCAGGGCTCTAcgcttacttttctttttaggagcgCTTGTGAGGTCAAAagtttaggagcaccttctaatcaataatcaaaaattctgatcaaaaattaacCTTCCCGTTGCGAGGTGATATTTGACTCAAAGTGATTCAcagggaattttgtttttactttagtAATTGCATTTGTCTAACTTATGCATGTCATcttttgtcaaattaaaaaaatatatatatgtgaccctggagcacaaaaccagtgattaagtgtcaatttttcgaaattgagatgtatacatcatctggaagctgaataattaagctttccattgatgtatggtttgttaggatcggacaatatttagctgagatacaactatttgaaaatctggaatctgagggagcaaaaaaatcaaaatattgagaaaatcacctttaaatttgttcaaatgaagttcgtagcaatgcatattactaatcaaaaatgaagttttgatatatttacggtaagaaatttacaaagtatcttcatggaacatgatctttacttaatatcctaatgatttttggcataaaagaaaaatggatcattttgacccatgcaatgtatttttggctattgctacaaatatacctgtgctgcttatgactgcttttgtgctcacatatttataagctttttaacatttccaattaaaacaacagaataaaaacaagtagaataagaataagttaccaatcaaattaaatcagtatttaagaaataaatgtgtacTACTGGCGGTTTTCCCCTCCGCCATTAACGCTCGCTGATTGGTGcgaaatgcattctgggataccTGGCTGCCTCAGGTTCGCACAAGTCACCTCTGGATGCATCCTCGATAAAAGGGGCGGAGCAAGAACACATCCGGGGATTTGAACTGTACTTGGCTCGATGTACTTGGGCAACGACTGATGACATTTCACAAGAAcagacaagaacgcatattgagaatCGGCCCTCgtttaatgaactgttgtattaactctctacactgcacagtgAATCTCTCATTTACACTCTGTCTGCactgttataatgagaggatacGTCTGTGATGCATTACTCAGCGCTGCAAAAACAGGTTGTGAGTACGTTAGAAACCTTTGAAGCTCccctcagcgcaaacacaaatatgctgATCGGGATATTTTTTCATAGTCGCACGCAGTAGTATTCAGTCGCACTGTAGAGcactgatgagtgtgtgtgaccggtcgctgtgtgtgtgtttgatgagtccgtgtgtgtttctgcaggtgGCGGGAGTGACGGCGCTGGCGTGTGGCATGATCGCCGTGGGTTCCTGTAACGGTGATGTCACTTCCACCATCCTCCAGACCATCATGGAGAAGAGCGAGCAGGAGCTCAAAGACACGTACGCTCGCTGGCTGCCACTCGGCCTCGGACTCAACCATCTGGGTAAGAAGAAAACACaatacagtacatacagtaaAACCTTCTGAGGTATTGCAATTTGGGAAATTAtctaattgcaattaaaaaaaatttcttgcAAGCTTcaggtttgctgtgcttgtttgtagggcacaatttcaaataaatcaatttaactataaaataataataataatgtcaattGTTATTTATGattaacaattttaaatagtttaactTTGTTTGTCCGTTGTTTAACCAGAAGTACAGCTTACTGagattaaaaacaataacattcaaaaaagttatgataaaaaatttaaaaataaataaatatagaatttGTTTATTAGAAAATGTTACACAAAATAAGCATTACTATTgcaatatttcactgtaaaataaaaaaactgggcatttaaaaaataataataacaataaaaaataatttattttactgtttagtgttgtaaaattacatttatgaatgtcttaatttcttcattttcaaacatgtaaaaaatcaagcagcattttaaaacaagactaactttaatattaaagtttactgtttaaatgaaaacatcagTGAAAATTGTTATtctttaaaacactttaaaaataaaaacattgtatgattattacTTGAAGTACATTCAACTGTGCAATATAGTAATATGTAAAATAGTATCATAATTTTTCACTTTCtttaatttaaatcaaatttagaactatttatgaaatatgtattatttattatataatatgcttttattttggtgggtTGTAGTGAAAATCTTTGAGcctctgtgtatatataaaataataaatattacattttaaaataagtgttttatatttcaatattactattaattaataattttaaaagttgttttattataattaaagaaAATAGTACACATACAAATAGTATTACTATTGCAATActtaactgtaaaataaataacttgagtttttctagtgctgtcaaacgattaatcgtgattaattgcatccaaaagttttgtttacataaaatgtgtgtactgtatatttatgtagatgtaaatacacacattatattttgagtatatattttgaaaatatttacatgtgcatACTTATATTAATCTAAATCTAACAAAtctgtttaatatataaacataacttatttttttctgtaatatatacatgcatgtgtgtgtataatatgtgtgtgtattaatatatacataataaatatacacagcacacacacatattatgtaaacaaaaacttttattttggatgctattaatcgtgattaatcgtttgacagcactagtttttaagaaaaattatgtaatatagtaataactatatatatatatatatatatatatatatatatatatatatatatatatatatatatatatatatatatatatatatatatatatatatatatatatatatatatatatatatatatatatataattattattattattttttttttttactgtttggCATTGCAaaattacaatatacaatacTAATTTTTAAGGcttaattttttaaagcatCAAGCTTGTATTTtagagcagcatttactgtgaacTGATGTCCTCAAAACACCGGATCATGAGCTGCTCGTGTGTAAATGAACTCAGTGCCACGCTGCACTCTGAAACACAGCAcgtacatttaatataattgcaGCTTTTACAATTTGATAATCctttatatacattttgaatGCAGGTAAAGGTGAGGCGATCGAGACGACTCTAGCAGCTCTTCAAGTCGTTCCTGAACCCTTCCGTAGCTTCGGTAACACATTGGTGGACGTCTGCGCATACGCAGGTGAGTCAGTGCTCTCTCAGCTCACACGCCTCGTATAAAACACACGCCTAACCGTTCATCCGTCTGTCTGTGTCTCAGGCTCCGGTAACGTGCTGAAGGTGCAGCAGCTGCTGCATATCTGCAGCGAACACTATGACAACAAGGACAAAGACGATGATAAAGAcaagaaagacaaaaaagacAAAGATAAGAAGGATGCGGCAGCAGACATGGGCTCccatcaggtgtgtgtgtgtgggtgtgctTTCTCTTGTGCTGAGTTGAGTTGTGTGTTTGTCAGCGGTCAGTGAGACTCATTCTGATGATGCTGCAGGGTGTGGCGGTGCTCGGTATCGCTCTCATCGCTATGGGTGAGGAGATCGGCTCAGAAATGGCCCTGCGCACATTTGGACACCTGGTGAgtcactgacttttttttttttcttcttttttttttttgtgccaaataaataaaacgcaactaaattaatatattttatattataaatacatttataatgttagtttactttaattatattttataataatcatttatatttattttgtagtggtaatattataatatataattataatattaatataattttatttaaaacatttatttattaataaatataaatatttgttaattatACAAACACATTCtacacatatttattttacattaactgtaattattataattgattaatattattattaaattgatgtaaattacaattttagatattaaatttattttaagaatttattacatttattaaatgtattataaaattataatatataaatatctaatttagtaaataaataaaggtattaTAGGATAATTTAAGTTTACTTAAATACATTattcaattatataaaatagttatgatttatataatttatattaaatgttaagtgtagtattatattataaatattttatttatttgtatgtatatatatatatatatatatatatatatatatatatatataattttatatactaaaaatgtaatCTAGAAAGCAa
It encodes:
- the psmd2 gene encoding 26S proteasome non-ATPase regulatory subunit 2 isoform X1 yields the protein MEETAKKEKKQSEITEEKDKKPAGKDKEKKEEQELSEEDKQLQEELEMLVERLGEKDTSLYRPALEELRRQIRSSTTSMTSVPKPLKFLRPHYAKLKEIYQNMAPGENKQFCADVVSVLAMTMSSERECLKYRLLGSQEELASWGHEYVRHLAGEVAKEWQEIEEADKAQQEVLLKLVKEIVPYNMAHNAEHEACDLLMEIERLDMLDTYIDENAYSKVCLYLTSCVSYVPEPENSALLKCALNIFRKFNRYPEALRLALMLNDVELVENIFTSCKDIVIQKQMSFMLGRHGMFLELNEDVEDYEDLTEIMSNVQLNSNFLALARELDIMEPKVPDDIYKTHLENNRFGSSGSQVDSARMNLASSFVNGFVNAAFGQDKLLTEDGNKWLYKNKDHGMLSAAASLGMILLWDVDGGLTQIDKYLYSSEDYIKSGALLACGIVNSGVRNECDPALALLSDYVLHNSNIMRIGAIFGLGLAYAGSNREDVLSLLLPVMGDSKSSMEVAGVTALACGMIAVGSCNGDVTSTILQTIMEKSEQELKDTYARWLPLGLGLNHLGKGEAIETTLAALQVVPEPFRSFGNTLVDVCAYAGSGNVLKVQQLLHICSEHYDNKDKDDDKDKKDKKDKDKKDAAADMGSHQGVAVLGIALIAMGEEIGSEMALRTFGHLLRYGEPTLRRAVPLALALISVSNPRLNILDTLSKFSHDADPEVSHNAIFAMGMVGSGTNNARLAAMLRQLAQYHAKDPNNLFMVRLAQGLTHLGKGTLTLCPYHSDRQLMSQVAVAGLLTVLVSFLDVKNIILGKSHYVLYGLVAAMQPRMLVTFDEELRPLPVSVRVGQAVDVVGQAGKPKAITGFQTHTTPVLLAHGERAELATEEYLPVTPILEGFVILRKNPNYDA
- the psmd2 gene encoding 26S proteasome non-ATPase regulatory subunit 2 isoform X2; this translates as MEETAKKEKKQSEITEEKDKKPAGKDKEKKEEQELSEEDKQLQEELEMLVERLGEKDTSLYRPALEELRRQIRSSTTSMTSVPKPLKFLRPHYAKLKEIYQNMAPGENKFCADVVSVLAMTMSSERECLKYRLLGSQEELASWGHEYVRHLAGEVAKEWQEIEEADKAQQEVLLKLVKEIVPYNMAHNAEHEACDLLMEIERLDMLDTYIDENAYSKVCLYLTSCVSYVPEPENSALLKCALNIFRKFNRYPEALRLALMLNDVELVENIFTSCKDIVIQKQMSFMLGRHGMFLELNEDVEDYEDLTEIMSNVQLNSNFLALARELDIMEPKVPDDIYKTHLENNRFGSSGSQVDSARMNLASSFVNGFVNAAFGQDKLLTEDGNKWLYKNKDHGMLSAAASLGMILLWDVDGGLTQIDKYLYSSEDYIKSGALLACGIVNSGVRNECDPALALLSDYVLHNSNIMRIGAIFGLGLAYAGSNREDVLSLLLPVMGDSKSSMEVAGVTALACGMIAVGSCNGDVTSTILQTIMEKSEQELKDTYARWLPLGLGLNHLGKGEAIETTLAALQVVPEPFRSFGNTLVDVCAYAGSGNVLKVQQLLHICSEHYDNKDKDDDKDKKDKKDKDKKDAAADMGSHQGVAVLGIALIAMGEEIGSEMALRTFGHLLRYGEPTLRRAVPLALALISVSNPRLNILDTLSKFSHDADPEVSHNAIFAMGMVGSGTNNARLAAMLRQLAQYHAKDPNNLFMVRLAQGLTHLGKGTLTLCPYHSDRQLMSQVAVAGLLTVLVSFLDVKNIILGKSHYVLYGLVAAMQPRMLVTFDEELRPLPVSVRVGQAVDVVGQAGKPKAITGFQTHTTPVLLAHGERAELATEEYLPVTPILEGFVILRKNPNYDA